In the genome of Holosporales bacterium, the window GTGTTTTCCAGAAAACGCGGAGGAAGGTGGCTTGCCTTGGCTTTAAGGGAGTATAATGCAATCGTGTGCCTGATTCCGTCAATATTGTTAAAGTGATAAATTCGGCGAAAATTAATCCAGCAGATAACGCCAAGGCATCAGGTTCCATTTTACTTTGGTTCAAGTCGTTGATTTTTAATATCGGGCTTTATTTGTTTCTGTCTTTCTCGTTCATAACGGGGCGCTTTTTTGTAAAGCGAGATGCCGAGGCCATCCATGCGTTCTTTGTAAAAGTAAACCAAAGAATTCATCGATGGTTTTGCTTTTGTATAGGGGCGAGCCTTAAGGTTTATGATAAGGAAAACATTCTTACAGAGCCCGCAATATACGCCATAAGGCATGAGTCTGCCTGGGAAACCCTGGCATTTATGTCAATTGTTCCAAGGGCGTGCTTTGTGCTTAAGGCCGAACTTGCCCGCATACCGTTTTTTGGGGAAATCATAAAAAGACTTAAAATGATTGCGATAAACAGAAAGGACGGCTTGCGCGTGATATCTGTTATGAGCAAGCAGGCTGCGGACAGGCTGCAAGAGCGGTTTAACGTGATGATTTTCCCAGAAGGAACGCGC includes:
- a CDS encoding 1-acyl-sn-glycerol-3-phosphate acyltransferase, with protein sequence MPDSVNIVKVINSAKINPADNAKASGSILLWFKSLIFNIGLYLFLSFSFITGRFFVKRDAEAIHAFFVKVNQRIHRWFCFCIGASLKVYDKENILTEPAIYAIRHESAWETLAFMSIVPRACFVLKAELARIPFFGEIIKRLKMIAINRKDGLRVISVMSKQAADRLQERFNVMIFPEGTRMSSGQFGKLHAGVYAIYKESGAKVVPVALNSGKVWPRRVFTKYPGCIKVKFMPYIAPGLGKAEFMSLLEEKIKSGTTSLYE